From the Leishmania donovani BPK282A1 complete genome, chromosome 30 genome, one window contains:
- a CDS encoding ferric reductase, putative, whose translation MHRYASVILQAALGILYVATGVTLLVEWGGNPAQCAFIFCLGVDKYPEAPRTRGEDFNVTLSVITFFVLVPAGLVLLYRVFTTVMLQRTAKVVRERDAASVAAGAQASSSASGQSTGEETPSPGRGRGAIAAVATEANPMAKSERMWPFQARSRVKQVCRLVGVLIGILVCAILSFWLPNDSRRFNSHRIASFARNGISRERRTTNMTVPEMPDAWLRTGQIRFSDDLTLKLFPGNVFFYAYLLTTAIVVLVLRLTQRGRYWVQRRIPLCACFTYGEAAFVAATALLSVMFFIYWLHDHNYKQTWTVTANESAQIEAPERWARGLGQLAILFLSLLLLPVSRQSVVVSVLGVSRDGMLWFHRAVGYAMLAATVGHIVAFYVSYASFGYLMQNLNTVTNRVCKKGVYDDYTVLVVTWTTWFLLISMGIFAFNLVRRRHYELFYYTHLAATYMTLPAMVFHASAGWMYLLPGMTVFLSDQLVRLWQRSAVVRVVRARVIGDDTTELAFSVPGRRDMRHVHPGQYVLVCVPELTALQWHPFTLINVVDEESAAVGSSKASTTGTVFYVHVKSMGPKTWTGRLYDLVSRGEEITMAVEGPCGTPVDYRHYDNIVLVAGGIGATPCVSILGSLLRQCHALGHSGASPRVDFIWSTRSARHVKAVADMLQLPMRCGDVVRQPATRSALKKIDTCAAPDDITKDARLNTEIIQPADSLEQDEPLNDELSAVNEVVRIADDAAQNVFIDVYVTRKTEQRHFSNGDACLGEQCPSKALLSARKGFVELDGKPLSCAGAIENAQNAVDSASPWKQKAAAAMTPGLHGKADDAGEAEEMVFSNASMGSESEGFDSASADGCEDGIEGASESTAHKKERKTVVDTASATDQEGALVSNGLSKWSSSSVMKSGERLHDNSESSGSGCVAVKVHLGRPDVDRLIREALKQPGSGVHKSSRLDRARTLLFVCGPNSLVRQVTSSGAQLGVAVHKEEFLF comes from the coding sequence ATGCACCGGTATGCCTCCGTGATCCTTCAGGCAGCTCTGGGTATCCTCTACGTGGCGACTGGTGTGACGCTCCTCGTCGAGTGGGGCGGCAATCCTGCACAGTGCGCTTTCATCTTCTGCTTGGGAGTCGACAAGTACCCGGAGGCGCCTCGAACGCGCGGTGAGGACTTCAATGTTACTCTCTCCGTGATCACCTTCTTCGTCCTGGTGCCTGCAgggctggtgctgctgtacCGCGTCTTCACTACTGTCATGCTGCAGAGGACCGCGAAGGTGGTGCGCGAGCGTGACGCGGCGAGCGTGGCAGCCGGCGCGCAAgcgtccagcagcgcctccggcCAGTCCACCGGCGAAGAGACGCCCTCGCCGGGAAGGGGTCGTGGTGCGATTGCTGCGGTCGCGACGGAGGCGAACCCAATGGCGAAGTCGGAGCGCATGTGGCCATTTCAGGCGAGATCGAGGGTGAAGCAGGTGTGCCGCCTTGTCGGCGTGCTGATTGGCATCCTGGTGTGCGCCATTCTCTCCTTCTGGCTGCCAAATGACTCGCGCCGCTTCAACTCCCACCGTATCGCCTCCTTCGCTCGCAATGGCATCTCGCGGGAGAGACGCACTACTAACATGACTGTGCCGGAGATGCCGGACGCGTGGCTCCGCACCGGCCAGATCCGCTTCTCTGATGACCTGACGCTGAAGCTGTTCCCGGGCAACGTCTTCTTCTACGCGTACCTGCTGACGACGGCGATCGTTGtgttggtgctgcggctgacgCAGCGCGGGCGGTACtgggtgcagcgccgcattccgctgtgcgcgtgcttcaCATATGGCGAGGCCGCTTttgtcgccgccacggcgctgctgtcggtcATGTTCTTCATCTACTGGCTGCACGACCACAACTACAAGCAGACCTGGACTGTGACAGCGAATGAGAGTGCACAGATTGAGGCGCCGGAGCGGTGGGCCCGCGGGCTGGGCCAGCTGGCCATCCTGTTCctttcgctgctgttgctgccggtGAGCCGTCAGTCGGTGGTGGTCAGCGTGCTTGGTGTGTCGCGGGATGGCATGTTGTGGTTCCACCGCGCTGTCGGCTACGCCATGCTGGCGGCCACGGTCGGCCACATCGTGGCCTTCTATGTGTCCTACGCCAGTTTTGGGTATCTCATGCAGAACCTGAACACCGTCACCAATCGCGTGTGCAAGAAGGGTGTTTACGACGACTACACCGTTTTGGTCGTGACGTGGACAACGTGGTTCCTGCTGATCTCCATGGGCATCTTCGCCTTCAAtctggtgcgccgccgccactacGAGCTGTTCTACTACACGCACCTCGCCGCGACGTACATGACGCTACCCGCCATGGTCTTCCACGCCTCTGCTGGCTGGATGTACCTGCTCCCCGGCATGACGGTGTTCCTGTCTGACCAGCTGGTGCGTCTGTGGCAGCGGTCCGCCGTGGTGcgcgtcgtgcgcgcgcgcgtgatcGGCGACGACACGACGGAGCTGGCCTTCTCTGTGCCCGGGCGACGGGACATGCGGCACGTGCACCCGGGGCAGTAcgtgctggtgtgcgtgccggagctgacggcgctgcagtggcacCCCTTCACTCTGATCAACGTCGTGGACGAGGAGTCGGCTGCCGTCGGAAGCTCGAAGGCGAGCACGACGGGGACCGTGTTCTACGTGCACGTCAAGTCGATGGGGCCGAAGACGTGGACGGGGCGGCTGTACGACCTAGTGAGCCGCGGCGAAGAGATCACGATGGCTGTGGAGGGGCCTTGTGGGACGCCGGTGGACTACCGCCACTATGACAATATTGTTCTGGTTGCCGGTGGCATCGGCGCGACGCCGTGCGTATCGATCCTcgggtcgctgctgcgccagtgcCACGCTCTCGGCCACAGTGGCGCTAGCCCACGTGTGGATTTCATTTGGTCTACTCGCTCTGCGCGTCACGTGAAGGCTGTAGCAGacatgctgcagctgccgatgCGGTGTGGCGACGTGGTTCGTCAGCCTGCAACCCGTTCGGCGTTGAAGAAGATCGACACGTGTGCGGCCCCCGACGACATCACCAAAGATGCCAGACTGAATACCGAGATCATCCAGCCCGCCGACTCCCTGGAGCAGGACGAGCCGCTAAATGATGAACTCAGTGCGGTGAACGAGGTCGTCCGCATTGCTGACGACGCAGCGCAAAACGTTTTCATCGACGTCTACGTCACTCGTAAGACGGAGCAGCGGCATTTTTCCAACGGAGATGCGTGCCTGGGCGAGCAGTGCCCATCAAAGGCCCTCCTCTCGGCAAGGAAAGGCTTTGTGGAGCTGGATGGCAAACCGCTTAGTTGCGCGGGTGCCATTGAGAATGCCCAAAATGCTGTGGACAGCGCCTCTCCTTGGAAgcagaaggcagcggcggcgatgacgcccGGGCTGCATGGCAAGGCTGACGATGCGGGAGAAGCGGAGGAGATGGTGTTCTCCAATGCGTCTATGGGCAGTGAAAGCGAAGGCTTTGATTCGGCGAGCGCCGATGGCTGTGAGGATGGCATCGAAGGCGCTTCCGAGTCGACTGCGCATAAAAAGGAGCGGAAAACTGTTGTCGACACTGCATCTGCTACGGATCAGGAAGGTGCCTTGGTGTCAAATGGTCTTTCCAAGTGGTCGTCGAGCTCTGTTATGAAGTCGGGCGAGCGCCTGCATGACAAcagcgagagcagcggcagcgggtgtGTGGCGGTGAAGGTGCACCTGGGGCGCCCCGATGTCGATCGCCTCATCCGCGAGGCACTCAAGCAGCCTGGATCTGGCGTCCATAAATCCTCGAGACTGGACAGGGCCCGCACGttgttgtttgtgtgcgGTCCGAACTCGCTCGTTCGCCAGGTCACGTCCTCAGGGGCGCAGCTcggtgtggcggtgcacAAGGAAGAATTCCTCTTCTAG